The Puntigrus tetrazona isolate hp1 chromosome 16, ASM1883169v1, whole genome shotgun sequence genome includes a region encoding these proteins:
- the pdp1 gene encoding pyruvate dehydrogenase phosphatase catalytic subunit 1: MAATSQLFRFIHGRRFGQILLPAITCQNCSRSPRPCVNSTQLHSSEQRWRHQVRGYRTSPAWRTYYLTPPQVNSILKANEYNFKVPEFDGKNLSSVMGFDSNQLPANAPIEDRRSAATCLQTRGMLYGVFDGHAGCACAQALTERLFYYIAVSLLPHETLMELENAVESGRPLHPILQWHKHPNDYFSKEASRLYFSSLRTYWQELLDLSVPGEQPDVAEALVTAFKRLDNDISLEAQVGDPNAFLHYWVLRVAFSGATACVAHIDGNELHIANTGDCRAVLGVQEPDGSFSALTLTNDHNAQNESEMKRVRSEHPLSEAKSVVKQDRLLGLLMPFRAFGDVKFKWSIELQRRVLESGPDQLHENEHAKFIPPNYHTPPYLTAEPEVTRHRLRPQDRFLVLGSDGLWETLHRQEVVRIVGEHLTGVHQQQPVSVGGYKVTLGQMQGLLQERKARISSTFEDQNAATHLIRHAVGNNEFGMVDHERLSKMLSLPEELARMYRDDITIIIVQFNPHVIGGQ; this comes from the coding sequence ATGGCTGCTACCTCCCAGTTGTTCAGGTTCATCCATGGCAGGAGGTTTGGTCAGATCCTGCTGCCAGCCATAACATGCCAAAACTGTAGCCGGTCTCCTCGTCCATGCGTCAATTCAACTCAGCTGCACAGCTCTGAACAAAGATGGCGGCACCAGGTGCGAGGATACAGGACCTCACCTGCATGGCGCACCTACTACTTGACCCCACCTCAGGTTAACAGCATACTAAAAGCTAATGAGTACAACTTCAAAGTTCCTGAGTTTGATGGCAAGAACCTCAGTTCGGTCATGGGCTTCGACAGCAACCAGCTACCGGCAAATGCACCCATCGAGGATCGCCGAAGTGCAGCAACATGCTTGCAGACCCGTGGCATGCTTTACGGTGTATTTGATGGCCACGCAGGCTGCGCATGTGCTCAGGCACTCACCGAGCGCCTCTTCTATTACATAGCCGTCTCATTGCTGCCACATGAGACGCTGATGGAGCTGGAGAACGCGGTGGAGAGCGGACGACCTCTTCACCCGATACTGCAGTGGCACAAGCATCCCAATGACTACTTCAGCAAGGAAGCTTCACGGCTCTACTTCTCCAGCTTGCGCACGTATTGGCAGGAACTGCTGGATCTGAGCGTTCCTGGGGAGCAACCAGATGTTGCTGAAGCTCTCGTGACTGCCTTTAAAAGGTTGGACAATGACATATCCCTTGAAGCGCAGGTTGGCGACCCGAATGCGTTCTTGCACTACTGGGTGCTCCGTGTTGCATTCTCAGGTGCCACAGCATGCGTTGCACACATCGATGGTAATGAGCTGCATATTGCCAACACTGGAGATTGCCGGGCAGTCCTGGGTGTACAGGAACCCGATGGCTCTTTTTCTGCCCTCACGCTCACCAATGACCACAACGCGCAGAATGAATCTGAGATGAAGCGCGTGCGATCCGAGCACCCGCTTTCTGAGGCCAAAAGTGTGGTGAAGCAGGATCGCCTGTTGGGGTTACTCATGCCATTTAGGGCCTTTGGAGATGTTAAATTCAAGTGGAGCATTGAACTGCAGCGCCGCGTTCTTGAGTCTGGACCAGACCAGCTCCATGAGAATGAGCACGCCAAGTTCATCCCACCCAACTATCACACACCACCCTACCTTACGGCGGAACCGGAGGTGACCCGACACCGCCTCCGTCCACAGGATCGTTTCCTGGTGCTGGGCTCGGACGGGCTGTGGGAAACGCTACACAGGCAGGAGGTGGTGAGGATTGTGGGTGAGCATCTCACTGGAGTTCACCAGCAGCAGCCAGTCAGTGTCGGCGGCTATAAGGTGACCTTGGGTCAGATGCAGGGATTGTTGCAGGAGAGGAAAGCTCGCATCTCCTCCACCTTCGAGGACCAGAATGCAGCTACGCACCTGATTCGGCACGCGGTGGGGAATAACGAGTTCGGGATGGTGGACCATGAGAGGTTGTCAAAGATGTTAAGCTTGCCAGAAGAGTTAGCCCGCATGTATAGGGATGATATCACAATCATTATAGTGCAGTTTAACCCACATGTCATCGGTGGACAGTAG
- the LOC122360491 gene encoding LOW QUALITY PROTEIN: zinc-binding protein A33-like (The sequence of the model RefSeq protein was modified relative to this genomic sequence to represent the inferred CDS: deleted 1 base in 1 codon): MAFVKRVSLEDLSCPVCTEIFKAPVMLSCSHSVCKECLQKFWQTRNTQDCPVCRRRSSKLGPPCNLVLKNLCESLTVESASGSEEVCSLHNEQLKLLCLDDDQLVCVVCRDSEKHGNHRFRPVNEVVPSYKEQLKTALTSLQEKLKHTEKMKKEYNTTVLQTKTQAEHTEQQIKEEFKKLHQFLRDEEKTTIAALRKEEEQKSQKMKEKLEEINRQISALSETIEDIEEKMNASDVSILQEFNVTMERAQSSQLDPEMLSGALIDVADHLRNLTFRVWKKMQELVQNTPVTLDPNTAHPRLILSDDLTCVKYSKTQQLVPDNPERFEIYSCVPGSHGFNSGKHFWDVEVGDNSWWIIGVTTESNQRKGADFFNTNVWCVWYNDDKYFSQSQEIPNNPFSVEEKLQKLRLELDWDRGKLSFCDAVTNKHLCTLTTIFTEKVFPFFYSCDERPLRILPAKVVVGVQSVGEPPESNLYQGVESI; encoded by the exons ATGGCTTTTGTGAAAAGAGTATCGTTGGAGGATCTCTCTTGTCCTGTGTGCACTGAAATATTCAAGGCTCCTGTTATGCTGTCATGTAGTCACAGTGTCTGTAAAGAATGTCTTCAGAAGTTCTGGCAAACCAGAAATACTCAGGATTGTCCTGTCTGCAGGAGAAGATCTTCAAAACTCGGTCCTCCTTGCAATCTGGTGTTAAAAAACTTGTGCGAGTCGTTGACAGTAGAAAGCGCTTCAGGGTCCGAGGAGGTCTGCAGTCTCCACAACGAGCAACTCAAACTTCTCTGCTTAGACGATGATcagcttgtgtgtgtc gtgtgcagaGATTCAGAAAAACACGGGAATCACAGATTCCGCCCCGTTAATGAAGTTGTTCCATCTTACAAG GAGCAGCTCAAAACAGCCTTGACGTCCTTACAAGAGAAGCTTAAACAtacagaaaaaatgaaaaaagagtATAATACAACAGTTCTGCAAACCAAG ACTCAGGCCGAGCACACAGAGCAGCAGATTAAAGAGGAGTTTAAGAAGCTTCATCAGTTTCTGCgagatgaagaaaaaactaCAATCGCTGCACTGAGGAAAGAGGAAGAGCAGAAGAGTCAGAAGATGAAAGAGAAGCTTGAGGAGATTAACAGACAGATCTCAGCTCTATCAGAAACAATAGAAGACATAGAGGAGAAGATGAACGCCAGTGATGTCTCAATTCTACAA GAATTCAATGTCACAATGGAAAG AGCCCAGAGTTCACAGCTAGATCCAGAGATGCTTTCAGGAGCTTTGATCGATGTGGCAGATCATCTGAGAAACCTGACCTTCAGAGTCTGGAAGAAGATGCAGGAACTTGTTCAAAACA CTCCCGTGACTCTGGATCCAAACACTGCACATCCACGTCTGATTCTGTCTGATGATCTGACCTGTGTGAAGTACAGCAAGACACAGCAACTGGTTCCTGATAATCCAGAGAGGTTTGAGATATATTCCTGTGTTCCAGGTTCACACGGATTTAACTCAGGGAAACACTTCTGGGATGTGGAAGTTGGAGACAATTCATGGTGGATCATTGGAGTAACCACGGAATCAAACCAAAGGAAAGGAGCAGATTTCTTTAACACCAATGTGTGGTGCGTGTGGTACAATGATGACAAATATTTCTCACAGTCTCAAGAGATCCCCAACAACCCCTTTTCAGTTGAAGAGAAGCTTCAGAAGCTGAGACTGGAGCTGGACTGGGACAGAGGAAAACTATCATTTTGTGATGCAGTAACTAACAAACATTTGTGCACACTGACAACCATCTTCACAGAGAAAGTCTTTCCATTCTTTTATAGTTGTGATGAAAGACCTTTAAGAATATTACCAGCTAAAGTGGTTGTTGGAGTCCAGTCCGTGGGGGAACCACCGGAAAGCAA